A single Aminobacterium mobile DSM 12262 DNA region contains:
- a CDS encoding GntR family transcriptional regulator, with amino-acid sequence MEGKLRADEVVFRHVIAKLVAKELRPGDRIYETALSKELGVSRTPIRQAISRLIAQGVLENREGQKGYAIPILTPEDMQQVYVSREVVEAQCAYYAASNATPEDIALLWDYNMQERRLYDSDEKERFANLNEKFHLSIVRLSENIYLQRFALQLYWRAQLYTFYLGSFYRTYRNLAEKKAFPQDPDHHTNSEHARIIRAIENKDSEEAKLSMADHIQRTYRHFCRLM; translated from the coding sequence ATGGAGGGAAAACTACGAGCAGATGAGGTAGTTTTTCGCCATGTTATCGCAAAGCTTGTTGCCAAAGAATTGCGCCCCGGAGACAGAATTTATGAAACGGCCCTGAGTAAAGAACTAGGTGTGAGCCGTACTCCTATACGACAGGCTATTAGTCGTCTTATTGCGCAGGGAGTTCTTGAAAATAGGGAAGGGCAGAAGGGATATGCAATCCCCATTCTTACTCCTGAGGATATGCAACAGGTTTATGTTTCTCGGGAAGTGGTTGAAGCTCAATGTGCTTACTACGCGGCTTCTAATGCCACACCGGAAGATATTGCACTTCTTTGGGACTATAATATGCAAGAGCGACGCCTTTATGATAGTGATGAAAAAGAGCGTTTCGCCAATCTCAACGAAAAATTCCACCTTTCTATCGTTCGGCTCAGTGAAAATATATATTTGCAACGTTTTGCTCTCCAGCTCTATTGGCGAGCGCAACTCTATACTTTCTATCTTGGAAGCTTTTACCGTACCTACCGAAACCTTGCGGAAAAAAAGGCGTTCCCTCAAGATCCTGACCACCATACAAACTCAGAACATGCTCGTATTATACGAGCCATAGAAAATAAGGATAGTGAAGAGGCCAAACTATCTATGGCCGATCACATACAACGTACCTATAGGCATTTTTGTAGGTTAATGTAG
- a CDS encoding ABC transporter permease yields MGRFVVRRLIMLIPVLLGVSVIAFMILHLAPGDPAELLAGVEASQREIELIRERFGLDQPLYVQYFRFLRGVVTGDMVSLKYEQPVYRVITPRLKNTLILSVAAMTISIIFGVVAGVLAAVYRYSWLDYLATVLAMLGISMPVFWWGLLTILVFSVHLMWFPSGGMGTFRHLILPAIVLGTASMGVIARMTRSSMLDVLRQDYITTARSKGLVEKIVIIRHALRNALIPTVTVIGLQFGGHLAGAVLTESVFTWPGVGRLLVGSIMARDYPVVQTTLLLIAAIFVFANLTVDILYAYLDPRIRYHG; encoded by the coding sequence ATGGGGCGTTTTGTTGTAAGAAGGCTTATTATGTTGATTCCCGTTCTTTTAGGAGTCTCTGTTATTGCCTTTATGATCTTGCACCTGGCACCTGGCGACCCTGCCGAATTATTGGCTGGAGTCGAGGCTTCACAACGGGAAATAGAGCTGATCAGAGAACGTTTCGGACTTGATCAGCCTCTTTATGTACAATACTTTCGATTCCTTAGAGGTGTAGTGACTGGTGATATGGTTTCTTTAAAATATGAACAGCCAGTTTATAGAGTTATTACCCCTCGTCTGAAAAATACGCTGATTCTTTCTGTGGCAGCCATGACTATTTCTATTATATTTGGGGTTGTAGCAGGGGTGTTAGCAGCTGTATATCGCTATTCGTGGCTGGATTATTTAGCAACAGTACTAGCTATGCTCGGAATTTCCATGCCGGTTTTTTGGTGGGGATTACTTACAATCCTTGTCTTTTCAGTACATCTTATGTGGTTCCCTTCAGGTGGAATGGGGACATTTCGCCATTTAATTCTTCCAGCGATTGTTCTGGGGACGGCGTCTATGGGGGTTATCGCTCGTATGACTCGTTCAAGTATGCTTGATGTTTTGCGACAAGATTATATTACAACGGCTCGGTCTAAAGGATTAGTAGAGAAGATTGTTATTATTCGTCATGCTTTGCGAAACGCTCTTATTCCTACTGTTACAGTCATAGGCTTGCAGTTTGGAGGGCATTTGGCGGGAGCTGTCCTTACGGAAAGCGTCTTTACCTGGCCTGGAGTAGGTAGACTTCTCGTGGGGTCTATCATGGCACGGGATTATCCAGTGGTTCAGACAACTCTATTGCTTATAGCGGCCATTTTCGTTTTTGCCAATTTGACCGTGGATATTCTCTATGCTTATCTTGATCCGAGGATTCGTTATCATGGCTAA
- a CDS encoding ABC transporter permease, whose amino-acid sequence MANNITKPTTHIALIWRRLRRNKIALLGFFLIALYVTSAIFAPVLAPYAPAKQDLSLSLAPMSSQHWLGCDEFGRDILSRIIYGARTSLIIQFSSVVIALFIGVFLGAIGGYFGGWLDECLMRIMDVMLAFPGMLLALAIVAMLGPSLVNLIIAIGIYSIPQFARITRGSVISVKQNDYVTAAKAIGETNGSIIWRYVLPNAISPIIVQTSLRMATVLLTAAGLGFLGLGVQPPTAEWGTMLSSARIYLRSAPSVAVIPGLCIMLVVLGFNFLGDGLQDALNPRLKE is encoded by the coding sequence ATGGCTAATAATATAACTAAACCGACAACTCACATAGCTCTTATCTGGAGACGGTTGCGGCGAAATAAAATAGCACTCTTAGGTTTTTTCCTCATCGCTCTCTATGTAACGTCTGCTATTTTCGCTCCAGTTTTAGCCCCTTATGCTCCGGCCAAACAAGATTTAAGCCTTAGTCTTGCACCTATGTCATCACAACATTGGCTTGGATGTGATGAATTTGGCCGAGATATTCTCAGTCGTATTATATATGGGGCCAGAACATCTCTTATAATACAGTTTTCATCAGTGGTAATAGCGCTTTTTATAGGGGTTTTTCTAGGTGCTATAGGCGGATATTTTGGGGGCTGGCTCGACGAATGTCTTATGCGAATAATGGATGTAATGTTAGCCTTCCCTGGTATGCTTTTGGCTCTTGCTATAGTGGCTATGTTAGGACCTAGCCTGGTAAACCTTATTATTGCCATAGGGATTTATTCCATTCCCCAATTTGCGCGAATCACGAGAGGATCTGTTATTAGTGTTAAGCAGAATGATTATGTTACAGCGGCTAAAGCGATAGGCGAAACTAATGGTTCTATCATTTGGCGCTATGTGCTTCCTAACGCTATTTCGCCAATTATCGTCCAGACATCTCTGCGAATGGCAACAGTATTGTTAACTGCAGCTGGTCTAGGGTTCTTGGGGCTCGGTGTTCAACCTCCCACTGCAGAGTGGGGGACGATGTTAAGCTCTGCCAGAATTTATCTTCGCAGTGCTCCAAGTGTGGCTGTTATCCCGGGGTTATGCATTATGTTGGTAGTGTTAGGATTTAATTTCCTGGGGGATGGTTTGCAAGACGCTCTCAACCCGCGACTGAAGGAGTGA
- a CDS encoding ABC transporter ATP-binding protein, which yields MNIDNRFHDELLRVEDLTTWFYTEGGIVKALENVSFSIKKGEILGLVGETGCGKSVTSSCIMRLIPSPPGKIMGGRILFGGKDLLQLSSGEMRKIRGKDISMIFQDPMSCLNPVYRVGYQVQEAIQVHHKEMSLTKVIEKVKSLFGEVNIPDPDTAIERYPHQFSGGMKQRVMISMALSSHPKLLIADEPTTALDVSIQAQILSLIKKLQREYGTSILLISHDLGVIASMAQKVAVMYAGSIIEYGAVNDIFNNPLHPYTKGLLGAIPRLDRDQEWLQVIKGTLPNLMHLPEGCKFQARCECARLECSESRPSRVEVEKGHEVACYVYTSSR from the coding sequence ATGAATATCGACAATCGATTTCATGACGAACTACTTCGTGTTGAAGATCTCACCACGTGGTTCTATACGGAAGGCGGGATAGTGAAAGCCCTTGAAAATGTAAGCTTTTCTATAAAAAAAGGAGAAATTCTTGGATTGGTTGGAGAGACGGGATGTGGAAAGTCAGTGACATCGTCGTGTATTATGCGTCTTATCCCCTCTCCACCGGGGAAAATCATGGGAGGCCGTATTCTTTTTGGAGGAAAAGATCTCTTGCAGCTTTCTTCTGGTGAAATGCGAAAGATCAGGGGGAAAGATATTTCCATGATCTTTCAAGATCCAATGAGTTGTCTCAATCCTGTCTATAGAGTAGGGTATCAGGTACAAGAAGCCATACAGGTTCATCATAAAGAGATGTCCCTTACAAAGGTTATTGAAAAAGTAAAAAGCCTTTTTGGAGAGGTTAATATCCCAGATCCAGATACGGCCATAGAGCGCTATCCTCATCAGTTTTCAGGGGGCATGAAACAGAGAGTGATGATCTCCATGGCCTTATCGTCACATCCGAAGCTTCTTATAGCAGATGAGCCAACAACGGCTTTGGACGTGTCAATTCAAGCTCAGATTCTCTCCCTTATCAAAAAATTGCAAAGAGAGTATGGTACCAGTATTTTGCTTATTTCTCATGATCTGGGCGTCATTGCCAGCATGGCTCAAAAAGTAGCCGTCATGTATGCTGGCAGTATCATTGAGTATGGAGCTGTGAACGATATATTTAATAACCCTCTCCACCCCTATACTAAGGGGTTGCTCGGTGCTATCCCCCGCCTTGATCGTGATCAAGAGTGGCTTCAAGTTATTAAGGGAACTCTTCCTAACTTGATGCATTTGCCGGAAGGGTGTAAATTCCAGGCTCGATGTGAATGTGCCCGCCTAGAATGCTCTGAGAGTCGGCCTTCCCGGGTGGAAGTAGAAAAAGGACACGAGGTTGCATGTTATGTCTATACTTCAAGTCGATAA
- a CDS encoding ABC transporter ATP-binding protein, producing MHVMSILQVDNLKKYFPIEGGLLFKKVIGHVKAVDGVSFSINKGETLGLVGESGSGKSTVGLMTLRLLNMTDGDILFNGKPISSFDKEEMKQFRLRAQMVFQNPFASLNPRMIIRDTIGRVLKIHGLVKNDDEMDEHILKTLEEVGLKREHLGRYPHEFSGGQRQRIAVARALVSNPEFIVLDEPTSALDVSVQAQILNLFKTLQENRGLAYLFISHNLAVIRHISDRVAVMYLGKLMEYASKDSIFNSPKHPYTQALLRSIPKPFIAGEDIEDKVIKGDIPSPVNPPSGCGFHSRCSMAKDICKREVPEWREIETKHWVACHFA from the coding sequence TTGCATGTTATGTCTATACTTCAAGTCGATAATCTCAAAAAATACTTCCCTATAGAGGGAGGGTTGCTCTTTAAAAAAGTCATTGGGCATGTAAAAGCTGTGGATGGCGTTTCTTTCTCTATCAATAAGGGAGAAACGTTAGGGTTGGTAGGAGAATCCGGCAGTGGAAAATCCACTGTGGGCCTTATGACTTTGCGTCTTTTAAATATGACAGATGGCGATATTCTTTTCAATGGAAAACCGATTTCTTCTTTTGACAAAGAAGAAATGAAGCAATTTCGTCTCAGGGCTCAAATGGTCTTCCAAAACCCTTTTGCCTCTTTAAATCCCCGGATGATTATTCGAGATACTATAGGCAGAGTATTGAAAATCCATGGTTTGGTAAAAAATGATGATGAAATGGATGAGCATATATTAAAGACTCTGGAAGAAGTGGGATTGAAGCGAGAACATTTGGGACGTTATCCTCATGAATTTTCTGGAGGACAAAGACAACGAATAGCAGTTGCCAGGGCTTTAGTATCTAATCCGGAGTTTATAGTTCTTGACGAACCTACATCAGCCTTGGATGTGTCGGTACAAGCTCAGATACTGAACCTTTTTAAAACCTTACAGGAGAATAGAGGTTTAGCGTATCTCTTTATATCTCATAACTTGGCGGTAATTCGTCATATTAGCGACAGGGTGGCAGTTATGTATCTTGGAAAACTTATGGAGTATGCTTCTAAAGATAGTATTTTCAATAGCCCTAAACATCCTTACACTCAGGCTTTACTGCGAAGTATCCCAAAACCTTTTATTGCGGGGGAAGATATAGAAGACAAGGTGATTAAAGGAGACATTCCAAGTCCTGTAAATCCTCCTTCGGGGTGTGGTTTCCATTCCCGTTGCTCTATGGCGAAAGATATTTGTAAAAGAGAGGTTCCAGAGTGGCGTGAAATAGAGACAAAGCATTGGGTTGCTTGTCACTTTGCGTAA
- a CDS encoding P1 family peptidase: MKKQKRIADYGILIGQMERGALNAITDVPGVKVGHCTLDEGSVKTGVTAILPHEGNMFQEKLVAACHVINGFGKSVGLVQVEEMGTLETPIILTNTLSTGTAVEALVRYMLKENKDIGRETGTVNPVVCECNDGFLNDIRGLHVKEENIFSALARADKEFEEGSVGAGRGMSCYQLKGGIGSASRVFTIGGEKFVLGVLVLSNFGEKGDLVIDGLKVGRKIVEVESSLKEKEQGSIIVIISTDIPMTERQLKRVCRRASVGITRTGAYIGNGSGEIALAFTTANRFSHYEDRAVCPIGMFNENHINVVFRGVVEATEEAVLNSMICAETTIGRDGNIRRSLKEYESFFVCSD, from the coding sequence ATGAAAAAACAGAAACGTATTGCTGATTATGGTATTTTAATTGGTCAAATGGAGCGAGGAGCATTAAATGCTATTACAGATGTTCCGGGAGTAAAAGTGGGGCACTGTACTCTTGATGAAGGATCTGTAAAAACAGGTGTCACGGCGATTCTTCCTCATGAGGGGAATATGTTTCAGGAGAAATTAGTGGCAGCGTGTCATGTAATTAACGGTTTTGGTAAATCTGTGGGATTGGTACAAGTAGAAGAAATGGGGACCCTTGAAACGCCTATTATTCTTACAAATACATTGAGTACAGGGACGGCAGTAGAAGCATTGGTGCGCTATATGTTAAAAGAAAATAAAGATATAGGTCGAGAAACGGGAACGGTCAACCCTGTAGTATGCGAGTGTAACGATGGCTTTTTAAACGACATTCGTGGTTTGCATGTAAAGGAGGAGAATATTTTTTCTGCCCTCGCACGTGCGGATAAGGAATTTGAAGAGGGGAGTGTAGGGGCAGGTAGGGGAATGTCGTGTTACCAGCTTAAAGGGGGGATTGGCTCAGCTTCACGTGTTTTTACTATAGGCGGAGAAAAATTTGTTCTCGGTGTTTTAGTTCTCTCAAATTTTGGGGAGAAGGGAGACTTAGTTATTGATGGCTTGAAAGTCGGGAGAAAAATAGTAGAAGTCGAATCTTCGCTAAAAGAAAAAGAACAAGGATCCATTATTGTTATTATATCTACTGATATTCCTATGACTGAACGACAGCTGAAGCGAGTTTGCCGTCGTGCTTCCGTAGGCATTACCCGTACGGGAGCTTATATTGGGAATGGCAGCGGCGAGATTGCGTTGGCTTTCACTACGGCTAATCGGTTTTCGCACTATGAAGACAGAGCGGTTTGCCCTATAGGGATGTTTAATGAAAATCATATAAATGTTGTTTTTCGTGGAGTTGTAGAGGCTACAGAAGAGGCGGTGTTGAATTCTATGATTTGTGCTGAAACGACTATAGGGCGAGATGGGAATATTCGTCGTTCTCTTAAGGAATATGAATCATTTTTTGTATGCTCCGATTGA
- a CDS encoding ABC transporter substrate-binding protein, translating into MKKKLWIALLMALACVFVVSAAFAAPQPGGILRWRLINDPPSLDPVFSNITVATRGSNLYLETLVTTSADGKKILPLLAESWEVSDDASVWTFHLRKGVHFQKTVLGEATLNGGREMTAEDVKYSFERLVKMKAARVFFASSIAGYKDLNDGKVDEWSGIKVLDKYTIQFTLESSFAPFLAVMTYPNFGIVPKEDAEKWGKEFTFHPVGTGPFVLEKWDHDNLVSFRKNPDYWGKDADGNQLPYLDGIDLVVIPDNSVAYLEFKKGNIDVLPDIPDEYYREIKKEFEGQFQEIPGLDVQYYGMNQTKPPFDNIKVRQALNYAVNREAISELVLNGRYSVAKGVLPPGMPAYNPDMRCYSYNPEKAKALLKEAGYEKGFEVTLHYNNNPRHKAIGEAVQAQLAELGIKMNLSSSEVGAHYDAVRRGDYGLFRAGWAGDYVDPDNFLYTLFYSGNIGPQGNYSRYKNEDVDTWLVDARRETDREKRIELYKKAEQKIVDDAVWLFLFYSTNSLVTGPNVKNVHLDFLGDYMTKLTQVYIEK; encoded by the coding sequence ATGAAGAAAAAATTATGGATAGCTTTGCTCATGGCGTTAGCGTGTGTTTTTGTTGTGTCTGCGGCTTTTGCTGCCCCTCAGCCAGGTGGCATTTTGAGGTGGCGCTTGATCAATGATCCACCTTCTCTCGATCCAGTTTTTTCTAACATTACAGTGGCAACCCGTGGTTCAAACCTGTATCTGGAAACTTTGGTAACTACATCTGCAGATGGGAAAAAGATACTGCCTCTTTTGGCCGAAAGTTGGGAAGTTAGCGACGATGCTTCAGTTTGGACCTTTCATCTTCGTAAAGGAGTTCACTTCCAGAAAACAGTTTTAGGAGAAGCGACGCTGAATGGTGGTCGCGAGATGACGGCAGAGGACGTAAAGTACAGCTTTGAACGTCTCGTAAAGATGAAAGCAGCGCGGGTCTTCTTCGCAAGCAGCATTGCTGGGTATAAAGACCTGAATGATGGCAAGGTTGATGAATGGAGTGGCATCAAAGTCCTTGACAAGTATACGATTCAGTTCACCCTCGAGTCTTCTTTTGCTCCCTTCCTTGCGGTTATGACATACCCCAATTTTGGCATTGTTCCTAAGGAAGATGCGGAAAAGTGGGGGAAGGAGTTTACCTTCCATCCAGTTGGTACTGGACCGTTTGTTCTTGAAAAATGGGATCATGATAACCTCGTTTCCTTCCGAAAGAACCCCGATTATTGGGGAAAAGACGCTGATGGGAATCAGCTCCCCTATCTTGATGGTATCGATCTTGTTGTTATCCCCGATAATAGTGTAGCCTATCTTGAGTTTAAGAAGGGTAATATCGATGTGCTGCCAGATATTCCTGACGAGTATTATCGCGAAATTAAAAAAGAATTTGAAGGTCAGTTCCAGGAAATACCAGGTTTGGACGTTCAGTATTACGGCATGAACCAGACGAAGCCTCCTTTTGACAATATTAAGGTTCGGCAGGCTCTGAATTACGCAGTGAATAGAGAGGCTATTAGTGAATTAGTCCTTAATGGACGTTATTCGGTAGCAAAAGGTGTTCTGCCCCCTGGTATGCCCGCCTATAATCCTGATATGAGATGTTATTCCTATAATCCTGAAAAAGCCAAAGCGCTTTTGAAAGAAGCAGGGTACGAGAAAGGTTTTGAGGTTACTCTCCATTACAATAATAACCCTCGTCATAAGGCTATAGGCGAAGCAGTTCAGGCGCAGCTTGCCGAGCTTGGCATTAAAATGAATCTTTCCTCTTCTGAGGTAGGGGCACATTATGATGCCGTTCGTCGTGGCGATTATGGCTTGTTTAGGGCTGGATGGGCTGGAGATTATGTAGACCCTGATAACTTCCTTTACACATTGTTCTACTCAGGGAACATTGGCCCTCAAGGGAACTACTCTCGATATAAGAACGAAGATGTAGATACGTGGCTTGTGGACGCTCGTCGAGAAACTGACCGTGAGAAACGTATTGAGCTTTACAAGAAGGCAGAACAGAAAATTGTTGATGATGCAGTGTGGCTTTTCCTTTTCTATAGCACGAACAGCCTCGTTACAGGACCGAATGTAAAGAACGTTCATCTTGATTTCTTGGGAGACTATATGACGAAACTTACCCAAGTGTATATTGAAAAATAA
- a CDS encoding alpha/beta hydrolase family protein, giving the protein MKRNVEITDLLKYRFLSVPSFSPDGEHICFRVHQALREENCYSTNLWIYNLSRGDLRQLTTSGKEKIFAWKPDGRSLIFASERQEPEKNKTYLYSISIDGGEAYSLAQIPMSLSSLAALNNDMLLITASFEPKYENPDEGDYIVFDQIPFCSNGKGYTGQRRNGLYVYKLSTGELTRLSPEDMDVENFCIDEKCKKVLAWGPRYRYVKGLYNVLWEFDVTTGRGSERLQGETFTCRWAGYVNGDIWVTGSYLDKHGVNENVKFYKILKQDIQCISPDLDRGLRNSIGCDCRYGTTDLNLAFYAQDDTVWFVSTDNFRSHLHTIKSDGSIKQVTHDLFSVDDYRIYKDMAAVIGLKGLALQELYLVKDGKEQQVTHFNDWLGEECNLPEPVHVVVDNGTDMPIDGWYMKPVNYEEDRTYPAILNIHGGPKMTFGDVFFHEMQYWAAQGYGVFFCNPRGSDGKGNGFDDIRGKYGTVDYEDIMTFTHWIIENVPFVDRNRLGVTGGSYGGFMTNWIIGHTNLFKAAVSQRSISNWVSKAGVSDIGYYFVPDQQAADIWTDVGKLWWHSPLKYADQAQTPTLFLHSDEDYRCELSQGLQMFSALKRHGVESRMCVFKGENHELSRSGKPRQRLARLREMTNWFDRFLKDKR; this is encoded by the coding sequence ATGAAACGAAACGTAGAAATAACAGATTTGTTGAAATATCGTTTTCTTTCAGTGCCTTCATTTTCTCCAGATGGCGAGCATATTTGTTTCCGGGTTCACCAAGCTTTACGAGAGGAGAATTGTTACTCTACAAACCTTTGGATCTACAATCTTTCTCGGGGAGATCTTCGTCAACTTACTACCTCGGGGAAAGAAAAAATTTTTGCATGGAAGCCAGACGGACGTTCTCTTATTTTTGCCAGTGAGAGACAAGAGCCAGAAAAAAATAAGACGTATCTTTACTCTATATCTATAGATGGAGGGGAAGCATATTCTTTAGCTCAGATTCCCATGTCTCTTTCATCGCTCGCTGCTCTTAACAACGATATGCTTTTAATCACAGCTTCTTTCGAGCCAAAGTATGAGAACCCAGATGAAGGGGACTATATAGTTTTTGATCAGATTCCGTTCTGTTCCAATGGCAAAGGATATACGGGCCAACGCCGTAATGGATTATATGTGTATAAGCTTTCCACAGGAGAATTAACGCGGCTTTCTCCTGAAGATATGGATGTGGAAAACTTTTGCATCGATGAAAAATGCAAGAAGGTTTTGGCCTGGGGGCCACGCTATCGTTATGTTAAAGGGCTTTATAACGTTTTATGGGAGTTCGATGTTACGACTGGAAGAGGTTCCGAACGCCTGCAAGGAGAGACGTTCACGTGTAGATGGGCAGGTTATGTTAATGGAGACATTTGGGTTACTGGTAGTTATTTAGATAAACACGGTGTCAATGAAAATGTTAAATTTTATAAGATTCTCAAGCAGGATATTCAGTGTATATCTCCCGATTTAGATCGAGGCTTGCGGAACTCTATCGGATGCGATTGTCGATATGGAACAACAGATCTGAACCTCGCTTTTTATGCCCAAGACGATACAGTTTGGTTTGTTTCCACTGATAATTTCCGTTCTCATCTTCACACTATCAAGTCGGATGGTTCTATAAAACAGGTCACCCATGACCTTTTTTCGGTGGATGATTATCGCATATATAAAGACATGGCTGCTGTTATAGGTTTAAAAGGTCTTGCTCTTCAGGAGCTTTATCTTGTTAAAGATGGTAAAGAACAACAGGTAACTCACTTTAATGACTGGCTTGGAGAAGAGTGTAACCTCCCTGAACCTGTTCATGTGGTTGTGGATAATGGGACGGATATGCCTATAGATGGGTGGTACATGAAACCAGTAAATTACGAAGAGGACCGAACATATCCTGCTATTTTAAATATTCATGGTGGCCCCAAGATGACTTTTGGGGATGTCTTTTTCCATGAAATGCAATATTGGGCTGCTCAGGGATACGGAGTCTTTTTCTGCAATCCCAGAGGAAGCGACGGGAAAGGGAATGGCTTTGATGATATTCGAGGTAAGTATGGTACTGTAGATTATGAAGATATAATGACTTTTACCCATTGGATTATAGAAAATGTTCCTTTTGTGGATAGAAATCGCCTTGGAGTTACAGGTGGCTCTTATGGTGGATTTATGACGAACTGGATTATTGGGCATACCAACCTTTTCAAAGCGGCTGTTTCCCAACGAAGCATCAGTAATTGGGTGTCGAAAGCCGGGGTCTCTGATATAGGGTATTATTTCGTGCCAGATCAGCAAGCTGCTGATATCTGGACTGATGTAGGAAAATTATGGTGGCATTCTCCTTTAAAGTATGCAGATCAGGCTCAAACTCCAACTCTTTTTCTTCACTCCGATGAAGATTATCGTTGCGAATTGTCACAAGGATTGCAAATGTTTTCCGCTTTAAAACGTCATGGCGTTGAAAGCCGTATGTGTGTTTTTAAAGGCGAGAACCATGAATTGAGCCGAAGCGGGAAGCCCCGGCAACGTCTTGCCCGCCTAAGGGAAATGACAAATTGGTTTGATCGTTTTTTGAAAGACAAGAGATAA
- a CDS encoding leucyl aminopeptidase family protein codes for MDFLSLPPSYTTPMSVRGFMIFEDAKLPDSLAPYSDFLSKWGKKGAIQFIPLSEGSYWLAVIGLGKRVERSSDLTTLYRNKTAEYIRKGTTIGLKIFSLALPEPPTAASSKAIAEGAILGNYRFTKYRTTDTSPAATCESFFLEGGDLQAMEQGRHVATAQTYSRDLANEPGNVITPLIMADIAREIASRHGMELTILDEQQIQDKGLLALWHVGKGSKTPPRLVHLTYHPQGEETLGKIALVGKSVTFDSGGLCIKTRDGIKTMKCDKTGACNVLGIMNALPALQCPYEVHGLFGAVENMPDGNAYRPDDIIRTFNGKTIEIKNTDAEGRVTLADMLAYTSTLKPNAIIDMATLTGAAVTALGNYTAGLVSDWDKLSNDVLLSAEKAGERFHRFAMDDEKLREQIDTPYADVVNTGGPGGGVITAGMFLREFVDPTIPWAHLDIAAVDYYEKEFDCYGLGASAFATRTCLEYLLAEHK; via the coding sequence ATGGATTTTTTAAGCTTACCCCCATCTTATACAACACCTATGAGTGTTCGAGGTTTTATGATCTTCGAAGATGCAAAGCTACCAGATTCCTTGGCCCCCTATAGTGACTTTCTTTCGAAATGGGGTAAAAAGGGTGCCATTCAGTTTATTCCGCTTTCCGAAGGCTCCTATTGGCTTGCTGTTATTGGGCTCGGAAAAAGAGTTGAACGATCTTCTGATCTTACAACCCTATACCGAAATAAAACTGCTGAATATATTAGGAAAGGGACAACCATAGGGCTTAAAATTTTTTCTCTCGCCCTCCCCGAACCTCCCACAGCCGCCAGCAGCAAAGCTATAGCTGAAGGTGCTATTCTTGGCAATTACCGGTTTACTAAATATCGCACTACCGACACATCTCCTGCTGCAACATGTGAATCTTTCTTCCTTGAAGGCGGGGACCTTCAAGCCATGGAGCAGGGGCGTCATGTTGCTACCGCTCAAACATACTCGCGAGACCTAGCCAATGAGCCAGGCAATGTAATCACTCCCCTCATTATGGCCGACATTGCCCGAGAAATAGCCTCCCGTCATGGAATGGAACTCACTATTCTTGACGAGCAACAGATTCAAGACAAAGGCCTTTTAGCTCTTTGGCATGTAGGAAAGGGTTCTAAAACACCCCCAAGACTCGTTCACCTTACATATCATCCTCAAGGGGAAGAGACCCTTGGAAAAATAGCCCTCGTAGGAAAAAGCGTTACCTTCGATAGCGGCGGGCTTTGTATAAAAACTAGGGATGGCATTAAAACCATGAAATGCGATAAAACTGGGGCCTGCAATGTTCTAGGCATTATGAATGCTCTTCCAGCCCTTCAATGTCCCTACGAAGTTCACGGTCTCTTCGGTGCTGTAGAAAACATGCCCGACGGCAATGCCTATAGACCCGACGACATCATCCGCACTTTCAATGGCAAGACAATTGAAATTAAAAACACTGACGCAGAGGGACGAGTGACTCTAGCAGATATGCTTGCTTACACATCCACTCTCAAGCCTAACGCTATTATCGACATGGCCACTCTTACAGGTGCTGCTGTCACCGCCCTTGGAAACTATACTGCTGGCCTTGTTTCTGACTGGGACAAGCTGAGTAACGACGTGCTTCTCTCTGCTGAAAAAGCAGGCGAGCGGTTCCACCGTTTTGCCATGGACGACGAAAAGCTTCGGGAACAAATTGATACCCCATACGCAGATGTAGTAAACACTGGTGGCCCTGGAGGCGGCGTTATTACAGCCGGCATGTTCTTAAGAGAATTCGTAGATCCTACTATTCCATGGGCTCATCTCGATATAGCCGCAGTAGATTACTACGAAAAGGAATTCGATTGCTACGGTCTCGGCGCTTCTGCTTTTGCAACTAGAACCTGCCTCGAATATCTACTCGCCGAACATAAATAA